Proteins encoded in a region of the Pseudomonas sp. GOM7 genome:
- a CDS encoding alpha/beta hydrolase, which yields MTEDTAPRILHFTSGGESCTASFHRPRGDGPFPIIVMAHGLGGTRDMRLPAYAERFAAAGYACLTFDYRHFGDSDGLPRQLIDIGQQLEDWKAAIAYARSLDDTDADRVILWGTSFSGGHVLRVAADDAGIAAVISQGPFSDGLSSSLAISPITSVKLTALALQDRLGALFGAKPRMVKIAGRPGETALMTAPDAFDGYHGLVPEGGTVNNFAAARFALDIIRYYPGRATKRIQAPVLFQVCNQDSVAPARATLKHAQHTPRKEIRRYDYGHFDIYLGSAFEHIIEDQLEFLRRVIPLG from the coding sequence ATGACCGAAGACACAGCCCCACGAATCCTTCACTTCACCTCTGGCGGCGAAAGCTGCACGGCCAGCTTCCATCGCCCACGAGGGGACGGGCCGTTTCCGATCATCGTCATGGCACACGGCCTGGGCGGCACCCGCGACATGCGCCTGCCCGCCTATGCCGAACGCTTCGCGGCTGCCGGCTATGCCTGCCTGACCTTCGACTACCGCCATTTCGGCGACAGCGATGGCCTGCCCCGGCAACTGATCGACATTGGCCAGCAACTGGAGGACTGGAAAGCAGCTATTGCCTACGCTCGCAGCCTGGACGACACGGACGCCGATAGGGTCATCCTCTGGGGCACCTCGTTCAGCGGCGGCCATGTGCTGCGTGTCGCGGCCGATGATGCCGGGATAGCCGCCGTCATTTCTCAGGGCCCGTTCAGTGACGGCCTCTCGTCGAGCCTTGCGATCAGCCCGATAACCTCCGTGAAACTTACCGCCTTGGCCCTGCAAGATCGGCTTGGCGCACTGTTCGGGGCCAAGCCAAGGATGGTCAAGATCGCCGGGCGCCCAGGGGAAACGGCACTGATGACCGCGCCCGATGCCTTCGACGGCTACCATGGCCTCGTGCCCGAAGGCGGTACGGTCAACAACTTCGCGGCCGCACGCTTCGCCCTGGATATCATTCGTTATTACCCGGGCCGAGCCACGAAAAGAATCCAGGCTCCTGTGCTGTTTCAGGTATGCAACCAAGACAGCGTCGCCCCGGCCAGAGCCACCCTGAAGCATGCCCAGCACACGCCGCGCAAGGAAATCCGGCGCTATGACTACGGCCATTTCGATATCTACCTCGGCAGTGCGTTCGAGCACATAATCGAGGATCAGCTCGAGTTTCTGCGGCGCGTCATTCCGCTGGGGTGA
- a CDS encoding methyl-accepting chemotaxis protein, with amino-acid sequence MPFILVSQIGFLIGHWMGSNWGFILAACLSVPLGLAGIAWQTRGIKRLLRIAEQTTSDPLIARMYTDSRGAEARLEMAMLSQDARLKTCLTRLQDTAEQLNQQASEADRLAHNSSAGLERQRHETEQVATAVNEMAATTLEVASNVARAAIATQEANRLTGEGRTIAEQAREAIQRLSQSVGDTGETVTRLAQDSNEIGSVVDVIKGIADQTNLLALNAAIEAARAGEMGRGFAVVADEVRSLAQRTAESTGQIHGLIAKLQRTAEEAVMTMEIGRKQAEEGVERVLKADQALAGISDAVANITDMANQIAAAAEEQSAVADEINQNITTIAQLADQTAGEAQSTAELSQALTGTAQGQYALVERFNR; translated from the coding sequence ATGCCCTTCATCCTGGTCAGCCAGATCGGCTTCCTCATCGGCCACTGGATGGGCAGCAACTGGGGCTTCATTCTCGCCGCCTGCCTGTCCGTGCCGCTGGGCCTGGCCGGCATCGCCTGGCAGACCCGAGGCATCAAGCGCCTGTTGCGTATCGCCGAGCAGACCACCTCCGACCCGCTGATCGCGCGGATGTACACCGACAGCCGGGGTGCCGAAGCGCGTTTGGAAATGGCCATGCTCAGCCAGGATGCACGGCTGAAAACCTGCCTCACCCGCCTGCAGGACACCGCCGAACAACTCAACCAGCAAGCCAGTGAGGCCGACAGGCTGGCGCACAACAGCTCTGCAGGCCTGGAACGTCAGCGCCACGAAACCGAGCAGGTCGCCACCGCCGTCAACGAAATGGCCGCCACCACCCTGGAAGTGGCCAGTAACGTCGCCCGCGCCGCCATCGCCACCCAGGAAGCCAACCGCCTGACCGGCGAAGGCCGCACCATCGCCGAGCAGGCCCGCGAAGCCATCCAGCGCCTGTCGCAATCGGTGGGCGACACCGGCGAAACCGTCACCCGCCTGGCCCAGGACAGCAACGAGATCGGCAGCGTGGTCGATGTGATCAAAGGCATCGCCGACCAGACCAACCTGCTCGCCCTCAACGCTGCCATCGAAGCCGCCCGCGCCGGTGAGATGGGCCGTGGCTTCGCCGTGGTAGCCGACGAAGTACGCTCGCTGGCCCAGCGCACCGCCGAATCCACCGGCCAGATTCACGGCCTGATCGCCAAGTTGCAACGCACCGCCGAAGAAGCGGTGATGACCATGGAAATTGGCCGCAAGCAGGCTGAGGAAGGCGTGGAACGCGTACTGAAGGCCGACCAGGCCCTGGCCGGCATCAGCGACGCCGTGGCCAATATCACCGACATGGCCAACCAGATCGCCGCCGCCGCCGAAGAGCAGAGCGCCGTGGCCGATGAGATCAACCAGAACATCACCACCATTGCCCAGCTAGCCGACCAGACCGCCGGCGAAGCGCAAAGCACCGCCGAACTCAGCCAGGCCCTGACTGGCACGGCGCAGGGGCAGTATGCGCTGGTGGAGCGGTTCAATCGCTGA